The Camelus ferus isolate YT-003-E chromosome 4, BCGSAC_Cfer_1.0, whole genome shotgun sequence genome has a segment encoding these proteins:
- the LOC102512839 gene encoding LOW QUALITY PROTEIN: olfactory receptor 1361-like (The sequence of the model RefSeq protein was modified relative to this genomic sequence to represent the inferred CDS: inserted 1 base in 1 codon) produces the protein MYLVAVMGHALLVIVALSYPKLQTPMYFLLSQLSFIDIFLTTITVPQMLVHSLSVNKTISFNCCMIQLFFFMAVGSMEGHLLAAMAYDCYVAICDPLRYSATISRRLCLRNTLNLWVVVSLNSLLYSVLVTRLTFCGNQITHFFCDITPLLKLSXTRPVVNEMLIFTEGVAVVVSPFFFILGSYARIGVAIAHMRSVAALGKALCTCSSHILVVLLLYGSVTRMYLRPSSSYDLDQDRQVAIFYTIVTPMLNPLIYSLRNQEVKGALRRLFRKLCISGNVQRDSQASEKCQHIS, from the exons ATGTACCTGGTGGCTGTTATGGGCCATGCCCTATTAGTAATTGTTGCCCTCTCCTACCCCAAGCTTCAGACCCCCATGTATTTCCTGCTCAGCCAACTTTCCTTTATTGACATATTTCTGACCACCATCACTGTTCCCCAGATGCTGGTGCACTCACTGTCTGTGAATAAAACCATCTCCTTTAACTGCTGCATGATTCAgctcttcttttttatggctgtgggCAGCATGGAAGGCCACCTGTTGGCTGCCATGGCCTATGACTGCTATGTTGCTATCTGCGACCCCTTAAGATACTCGGCCACCATCAGCCGTCGCCTCTGTCTGCGCAACACGTTGAACTTGTGGGTGGTCGTCAGCCTCAACAGCCTCCTTTATAGTGTGTTGGTCACCCGTTTAACTTTCTGCGGCAATCAAATCACCCATTTCTTCTGTGACATCACCCCTTTGCTGAAGCTCT TCACCCGACCGGTGGTCAATGAAATGCTAATATTTACCGAAGGTGTGGCTGTGGTGGTCAGCCCCTTCTTCTTCATTTTAGGTTCCTACGCCCGCATCGGTGTCGCCATAGCCCACATGCGCTCAGTTGCTGCCCTGGGCAAAGCCCTGTGCACTTGTAGCTCCCACATCCTGGTTGTGCTGCTCCTGTATGGCTCTGTGACCCGCATGTACCTCCGGCCATCGTCCAGCTATGACTTGGACCAGGATCGCCAGGTTGCCATCTTTTACACGATAGTTACTCCTATGCTAAACCCATTGATCTACAGCCTGAGGAACCAGGAGGTCAAGGGTGCTCTGCGAAGGCTTTTCAGGAAACTCTGCATCTCAGGAAACGTCCAACGTGATTCCCAGGCAAGTGAGAAATGTCAGCACATCTCCTGA
- the LOC102511871 gene encoding LOW QUALITY PROTEIN: olfactory receptor 1Q1 (The sequence of the model RefSeq protein was modified relative to this genomic sequence to represent the inferred CDS: deleted 1 base in 1 codon), with protein sequence MDNTNWTSVSHFVLLGISTHQEEQVLLFLLFLFMYTVNVSGNFAIIILIISIPRLQTPMYIFLGNLALADICFTSTTVPKMLQNIFSPTKTISYTGCLAQTYFFICFAAMENFLLAVMAYDRYIAICHPFRYPMILTRMLCSQMVATCHILSHLHALLHTLLMGRLIFCADNRIPHFFCDLYPLMKISCSSTQLNTLMIHTEGVMVISGALAFIIASYACISWAVLQSPSAKGKWRAFSTCSSHLTVVAIFYGTLSWVYFRPLASYSVATGRILTVMYTVVTPMLNPFIYSLRNGDVKGAFRKLMRRIWTSLFR encoded by the exons ATGGACAATACCAACTGGACCAGTGTATCCCATTTTGTTCTCTTGGGCATTTCCACCCACCAGGAAGAGCAGGtcctgctctttcttctttttctattcatgtACACAGTCAACGTTTCTGGCAACTTTGCCATCATCATATTGATTATCTCTATTCCACGCCTCCAAACTCCCATGTACATCTTCCTCGGCAACTTGGCCTTGGCAGACATCTGTTTCACCTCCACCACGGTCCCCAAGATGCTGCAGAACATTTTCTCTCCTACAAAGACCATTTCCTACACGGGCTGCTTAGCCCAgacttatttcttcatttgctttgCAGCCATGGAAAACTTCCTCCTGGCTGTGATGGCCTATGACAGATACATCGCCATCTGCCACCCTTTCCGCTACCCTATGATTCTAACCAGAATGCTGTGTTCGCAGATGGTGGCCACGTGCCATATCCTGTCCCATCTTCATGCCCTGCTGCACACCCTTCTCATGGGCCGACTCATCTTCTGTGCGGATAACAGGATCCCCCACTTCTTCTGTGACCTCTACCCTCTGATGAAGATTTCCTGCTCCAGCACCCAACTCAACACCTTGATGATTCACACAGAAGGAGTTATGGTCATCAGTGGAGCTCTGGCCTTCATCATTGCCTCCTATGCCTGCATCAGCTGGGCGGTC CTCCAGAGTCCCTCAGCCAAGGGCAAGTGGAGAGCCTTTTCTACCTGTAGTTCCCACCTCACTGTGGTGGCTATATTCTATGGCACCCTCTCATGGGTCTACTTCCGGCCCCTTGCCAGCTATTCAGTGGCCACGGGTCGTATCCTGACGGTCATGTACACAGTGGTGACCCCCATGCTGAACCCCTTCATTTACAGCCTGAGGAATGGAGATGTCAAGGGAGCTTTCAGAAAACTGATGAGGAGAATATGGACTTCTTTATTTAGATAA
- the LOC106728422 gene encoding LOW QUALITY PROTEIN: olfactory receptor 1J4-like (The sequence of the model RefSeq protein was modified relative to this genomic sequence to represent the inferred CDS: inserted 1 base in 1 codon), which translates to MRRGNQSSMSEFLLLGLPIRPQQRCVVFTLFLGMYLTTVLGNLLIILLIRLDSRLHTPMYFFLSHLAFSDISLSSITVPKMLVNMQTQQRSIPYVGCXSQMHFFTLFGCLDNFLLAVMAYDRYVAVCQPLHYTTIMREELCISLIAGSWVFCCIHALLHTLLLVQLSFCADNTIPHFFCDLTVLLKLSCSDISLNELVIFTEGGTLFILPLSSILASFIHIGATILRVPSTKRLFKAFSTCGSHLFVVSLYYGTLAGVYFFSSSWDSNNKDVIASVMYTVVTPMLNPFIYSLRNRDIKQALEIVVNRANFLK; encoded by the exons ATGAGGAGGGGGAACCAGAGCAGCATGTCCGAGTTTCTCCTCCTGGGGCTCCCCATCCGGCCACAGCAGCGGTGCGTGGTCTTCACCCTGTTCCTGGGCATgtacctgaccacggtgctggggaACCTGCTCATCATCCTGCTCATCAGGCTGGACTCTcgcctccacacccccatgtacttcttcctcagccACTTGGCCTTCTCTGACATCTCCCTCTCATCTATCACTGTCCCAAAGATGCTGGTGAACATGCAGACTCAGCAACGATCCATCCCCTATGTGGGGT ATTCCCAGATGCATTTTTTCACACTTTTTGGTTGTCTTGACAATTTCCTTCTTGCAGTGATGGCCTATGACAGGTATGTGGCCGTCTGTCAGCCACTTCACTACACCACCATCATGAGGGAGGAGCTGTGCATCTCATTAATAGCTGGGTCCTGGGTCTTCTGTTGTATCCATGCCCTGTTGCACACCCTCCTCTTGGTCCAACTGTCCTTCTGTGCTGACAATACCATCCCCCATTTCTTCTGTGACCTCACTGTGCTCCTCAAGTTGAGCTGCTCGGACATCTCCCTCAATGAGCTGGTCATCTTCACTGAGGGAGGAACGCTGTTCATCCTGCCTTTGAGTAGTATCTTagcctcattcattcatatagGGGCTACCATCCTGAGAGTCCCCTCCACTAAGAGACTCTTTAAAGCTTTTTCCACCTGTGGCTCCCATCTCTTTGTGGTGTCTTTATACTATGGGACACTTGCTGGTGTTTACTTTTTCTCCTCATCATGGGACTCCAATAACAAAGACGTGATTGCTTCAGTCATGTATACAGTAGTTACTCCCATGCTGAACCCTTTCATCTATAGCCTCAGGAACAGAGATATAAAACAGGCCCTAGAAATAGTTGTCAATAGGGCTAACTTCTTGAAGTGA